A window from Pirellulales bacterium encodes these proteins:
- the fabF gene encoding beta-ketoacyl-ACP synthase II, giving the protein MKRRVVITGVGCVTPLGNSVDEMWQRLLKGESGVGYTTHFDASNFPTKISAEVKNWDIADAGEDPERWKYRGRHTRFAAGAAKQAMQDSGLDGSRFDPTRFGVYLGSGEGQQDFASFTRMMAHALEGEQLDVAAFTREGLETLHPMAELEQEPHMPAAHLASMFNAQGPNANCLTACAASSQAVGEAAELIRRGEAEIMLSGGTHSMIHPFGVTGFNLLTALSTRNDAPTKASRPFDKDRDGFVLGEGSTMLLVEELEHAKARGAKIYGELLGYGSTADAYRITDTHPEGRGGAGCIRLALEDAGLNPTDVHYINAHGTSTDVNDKVETLAIKTIFGDHAYKVPVSSTKSMLGHLIAAAGATELVICLMAIRDNALPPTINYDTPDPECDLDYIPNAARQSRCDVALSNSFGFGGQNISLIVGRFKG; this is encoded by the coding sequence ATGAAGCGTCGTGTCGTCATTACCGGCGTCGGTTGCGTCACACCCTTGGGCAATTCGGTCGACGAAATGTGGCAGCGGCTGCTGAAGGGAGAATCGGGCGTGGGTTACACCACGCATTTCGACGCCAGCAATTTTCCCACCAAAATTTCCGCCGAGGTCAAAAATTGGGATATTGCCGATGCCGGCGAGGACCCGGAGCGTTGGAAATATCGCGGTCGCCACACGCGCTTCGCCGCCGGCGCCGCCAAGCAAGCCATGCAAGATTCGGGATTGGACGGCAGCCGGTTCGATCCCACCCGCTTCGGCGTGTACTTGGGCAGCGGCGAAGGCCAGCAAGATTTTGCCAGCTTCACGCGGATGATGGCGCACGCGCTGGAGGGAGAACAACTTGATGTGGCGGCCTTCACCCGCGAGGGTTTGGAAACGCTCCACCCCATGGCGGAATTGGAGCAGGAGCCGCACATGCCCGCCGCGCATCTGGCCTCCATGTTCAACGCACAAGGTCCTAACGCCAACTGTCTAACCGCGTGCGCCGCCAGCAGCCAGGCCGTGGGAGAGGCCGCGGAACTCATCCGCCGGGGCGAGGCCGAAATCATGCTCTCCGGCGGCACCCACAGCATGATCCATCCGTTCGGCGTGACAGGCTTCAATCTGCTCACCGCCCTTTCCACCCGCAACGATGCGCCCACCAAGGCTTCTCGCCCGTTCGATAAAGATCGCGACGGGTTTGTGCTCGGCGAAGGGTCCACCATGCTCCTGGTGGAGGAACTCGAACACGCCAAAGCCCGCGGCGCAAAAATTTACGGCGAGTTGCTCGGTTACGGCTCCACCGCCGACGCTTATCGCATTACCGATACCCACCCCGAAGGACGCGGCGGCGCCGGCTGCATTCGGCTGGCCTTGGAAGATGCCGGGCTGAATCCCACCGACGTGCATTACATCAACGCCCACGGCACCAGCACCGACGTCAACGACAAGGTCGAAACGCTGGCCATCAAAACCATTTTCGGCGACCACGCCTACAAGGTGCCGGTTTCCAGCACCAAAAGCATGCTGGGTCATTTAATCGCCGCGGCAGGCGCCACCGAGTTGGTGATTTGTTTGATGGCCATCCGCGACAACGCTTTGCCGCCGACCATCAATTACGACACGCCCGATCCGGAGTGCGATTTAGATTACATTCCCAATGCCGCCCGGCAATCGCGCTGCGACGTGGCCTTGAGCAACAGCTTCGGCTTCGGCGGGCAGAACATCTCGCTCATCGTCGGGCGTTTCAAGGGATAA
- a CDS encoding 3-hydroxyacyl-ACP dehydratase FabZ family protein encodes MRWFWIDRFTEFVSGHSATAIKTLSLSEDHLHDHFPGASVMPNTLVLEGMAQTAGLLVCEHSGFTKQVILAKVSKALFHGEASPGDVLTYHAVLQDIKEDGAMATVTSHVNGQLQAEAEIFFAHLEQNTPRGEKLELFIPYDLFSWLRLLKLYEVGRDAAGNPLQIHPHMAESDPFLSAQNAAVK; translated from the coding sequence ATGCGTTGGTTTTGGATCGATCGCTTCACCGAGTTTGTCAGCGGCCACAGCGCCACGGCGATCAAAACGCTGTCCCTCTCGGAAGATCATCTGCACGATCATTTTCCCGGCGCCTCGGTCATGCCCAACACCTTGGTTTTGGAAGGCATGGCTCAAACCGCCGGCTTATTGGTCTGCGAACATAGCGGTTTCACCAAGCAGGTGATTTTGGCGAAAGTTTCCAAGGCCCTCTTTCACGGCGAAGCGTCCCCGGGCGATGTGCTCACTTATCACGCCGTCCTGCAGGACATCAAGGAAGACGGCGCCATGGCCACCGTCACCAGCCACGTCAACGGCCAACTCCAGGCCGAAGCCGAAATTTTCTTCGCCCACTTGGAGCAGAACACTCCCCGTGGCGAAAAGCTGGAATTGTTTATCCCCTACGATTTGTTTTCCTGGCTGCGGCTGCTGAAACTGTACGAAGTTGGGCGCGATGCCGCCGGAAACCCACTCCAAATTCACCCTCACATGGCCGAAAGCGATCCGTTCTTAAGCGCCCAAAACGCGGCCGTGAAATAA
- a CDS encoding acyl carrier protein: MPVQQAEVFEKVRNCLVDALGVDDDEVTPEATMVGDLGAESIDFLDIVFRLEKTFNIKIPRGELFPEDILSNAQYIREGKVTPEGIEQLKKRMPFVDLTKFEADPRVTNFGNLLTVQDLVNYVQSKLP; encoded by the coding sequence ATGCCTGTACAGCAAGCCGAAGTGTTCGAGAAAGTTCGCAACTGTTTGGTCGACGCGCTGGGTGTCGACGACGATGAAGTGACGCCCGAGGCCACCATGGTCGGCGATTTAGGAGCCGAATCCATCGATTTTCTCGACATCGTGTTTCGTCTGGAAAAAACATTTAACATCAAAATCCCACGCGGCGAGTTGTTCCCCGAAGATATTCTCAGCAATGCGCAATACATTCGCGAAGGCAAGGTCACGCCCGAGGGCATTGAGCAGTTGAAAAAACGCATGCCATTTGTCGACCTGACAAAATTCGAGGCCGACCCGCGCGTCACCAACTTCGGAAACCTGCTCACTGTGCAAGATTTAGTCAACTACGTGCAAAGTAAACTGCCGTAA
- a CDS encoding 3-hydroxyacyl-ACP dehydratase FabZ family protein → MRFKLLDRIVELKPGESITAIKGLALAEDYLADHFPQFPVMPGVFMLEALTQASAWLIRATENFQHSMVVLREARNVKYADFVEPGQTLTVKAEIIGATPQQTKLKVQGSVDGKVNVGARLVMAQFNLADGNPVRASADAHVIRQMRKQFDILYRPMETSPGVPSANGSHAVISPVPLNPAVIQ, encoded by the coding sequence ATGCGTTTTAAGTTACTGGACCGCATTGTCGAACTGAAGCCCGGCGAAAGCATTACGGCAATCAAAGGATTGGCCCTGGCCGAAGACTACCTGGCCGACCATTTTCCGCAGTTTCCTGTTATGCCCGGCGTGTTTATGCTGGAAGCACTCACGCAAGCCTCGGCCTGGCTGATTCGCGCCACCGAAAATTTTCAACATAGTATGGTCGTGCTGCGTGAAGCACGAAACGTTAAATATGCCGATTTCGTCGAGCCCGGACAAACCCTGACCGTAAAGGCAGAAATTATTGGCGCCACGCCGCAGCAGACCAAACTAAAAGTGCAAGGCTCCGTCGATGGAAAAGTGAATGTCGGCGCTCGGTTGGTGATGGCCCAATTCAACCTGGCAGACGGCAATCCGGTTCGCGCCAGTGCCGATGCCCACGTAATCCGCCAAATGCGAAAGCAGTTCGACATTTTATATCGGCCCATGGAAACCTCGCCTGGAGTTCCGTCGGCAAATGGCAGCCATGCCGTGATCTCGCCGGTGCCCCTCAATCCGGCGGTAATTCAATAA
- a CDS encoding Hsp20/alpha crystallin family protein: MVMRGNVTVYPLQQLRDEVDRLFTNVITHPTVSSAARLVTGRGFPAVNVWEDSDNLFVEAEVPGVKPEQLDVTVVGNELTIKGQRPEEQQGDAAFHRRERGQGAFTRIVRLSSEVNADNVHAELNDGVLLLTLPKAEAAKPRKIKVKTE, encoded by the coding sequence ATGGTCATGCGAGGCAACGTCACTGTATACCCGCTTCAGCAATTGCGCGACGAGGTCGATCGTCTGTTCACTAACGTCATTACGCACCCGACGGTGAGCAGTGCGGCTCGGTTGGTAACGGGCCGGGGATTTCCCGCGGTAAACGTTTGGGAAGACAGCGACAACTTATTTGTCGAAGCGGAAGTGCCGGGCGTGAAGCCCGAGCAACTTGATGTCACCGTGGTTGGCAATGAGCTAACGATCAAAGGCCAGCGCCCCGAGGAGCAACAAGGCGATGCGGCGTTTCATCGGCGCGAACGTGGGCAAGGCGCTTTCACGCGCATCGTGCGGCTGTCGAGCGAAGTCAATGCGGACAACGTGCATGCTGAGCTGAACGACGGCGTACTGTTGCTTACGCTGCCCAAGGCCGAAGCCGCCAAGCCACGGAAGATTAAAGTGAAAACCGAGTAA
- a CDS encoding Hsp20/alpha crystallin family protein: MSVETTINQEPGAAEVLPPEHTRGGPYYRPNVDIFELPDQLVVLADVPGAKKDQIDVRFEDGSLSIHAHVNERQESQGPYVRQEYGVGDFYRTFRVSEQIDASRISAEYASGVLTLHLPKVEAVKPRKIKVAAK; encoded by the coding sequence ATGTCTGTTGAAACCACCATCAATCAGGAACCTGGCGCCGCCGAAGTATTGCCACCGGAACACACCCGGGGCGGGCCGTATTATCGTCCGAATGTCGACATTTTTGAGTTGCCCGATCAACTCGTGGTATTGGCCGATGTACCGGGCGCCAAAAAAGACCAGATCGACGTGCGATTTGAGGACGGTTCGTTGAGCATTCACGCCCACGTGAACGAGCGGCAGGAATCGCAAGGGCCGTATGTGCGGCAAGAATATGGGGTGGGAGATTTTTATCGGACGTTCCGCGTGAGCGAGCAGATAGACGCTTCGCGGATTTCCGCGGAATACGCGTCGGGGGTATTGACGCTGCACTTGCCGAAAGTGGAAGCGGTAAAACCACGCAAAATTAAGGTGGCGGCGAAGTAA
- a CDS encoding Hsp20/alpha crystallin family protein: MNLVPWKNKSGETPEGRLSPLMEFRSEVNRLFDSFLREPFDSLSESVASWGRWAPALDVSESDTAVTVRAEVPGVDPKEIEITVTGDRLTISGEKKETVEKKDRDVFHRESRYGSFSRTLQLPASVDPQHVTAEHANGVLTITLQKTPAATAKKIVVKSHSDKQHAKS, encoded by the coding sequence ATGAACCTTGTGCCTTGGAAAAACAAATCGGGAGAAACGCCGGAGGGGCGGCTGTCGCCGCTTATGGAATTTCGCTCGGAAGTGAACCGCTTGTTCGATTCTTTCCTGCGCGAGCCGTTCGATTCGCTCAGCGAATCGGTGGCCTCCTGGGGCCGTTGGGCGCCGGCGCTGGATGTTTCGGAAAGCGATACCGCCGTTACCGTGCGGGCGGAAGTGCCAGGAGTGGATCCGAAAGAAATCGAGATTACGGTCACTGGCGACCGGCTGACCATTTCCGGCGAGAAGAAAGAAACGGTGGAGAAAAAAGATCGCGATGTGTTCCACCGCGAAAGCCGCTACGGCAGCTTTAGCCGCACGTTGCAATTGCCCGCCAGCGTTGATCCGCAGCACGTGACCGCCGAGCATGCCAACGGCGTGCTAACCATTACGCTGCAGAAAACGCCGGCCGCCACGGCAAAGAAAATTGTGGTGAAAAGCCACAGCGACAAGCAGCACGCGAAAAGTTAG
- a CDS encoding secretin N-terminal domain-containing protein produces the protein MNRGVTVTQPSPNRNLRKAAAALPVRRQCRAVLFSFLAAITCELTLGCALALGLLSFNFLAAPISQVRADEPGSDASKNADAKPADAATPAKDDAAAKDRESKDGEKKDHADGAAKPDEGKSADDKSADADKDKSKDKSAAESPQPVKRPEKPAKDPDPTELKVQPDAEGMVSFSFRGQPWQAVLEWLADISHMSLDWEEVPGGYLDLATRRKYTVAEARDLINSILLTKGFTLLRNGEVLIVSDLKHLDVSLVPVVLPSELDGRGTFELVRIFFNLDRLQAEPMVEELKPLLSPVGKEHISALKTTNRLDILDTAGTLRRVREVVGAEQGESGKEHQLREFQLHNARADDVLATLKQLLGIPPEKTPGGGGNNNDQMQQMQQMMQQMQQQAQQQNGGDKKPRQQQQEEKIYLTINRRENSIMALATPDKLAVIEQAVQLLDVPTAGVSPLAAVQRVQMYRLVAADPAPIVSVLKDLGNLDPSTRLEVDNVNHAIIVSGPLVDHVTVRALIEKLDGSARRFEVVQLRKLDADYVAGSIEFLMRGPNKDATRPRYVFGDYRAPEQSKDGGFQVEADTKHNRLLLRVNDIELEEIRALLIKLGEDPFGNTQGDNMRVIHSEPGRDTSRLLDQLQRVWPSLSPTPLQLNVDDPKDSDSSRNRDGSKGSSTDDTPDKNGASSDKSHTSERAHGQSDSENSDSEHKSEKQEKKQPAHASPSATAIIPLRLPSGGPAFSVSIDNSPEEQLLRLPQPATAAEKLETAVEKTAQPATINTVAANDVDGADSNADRSPLRMPPDDRRTADNTPAGNAASGSPFASSSASPAISITRGPQGLIVTSRDPAALDQFMKLVDELSPADSRYHVFMLKHTYAKDVASLLETVFSEEAQKQRDNFSVYYFFDEQPQEKKEDRNRLSKREPLRFTPDPVTNSILVQGADDDQLAEIKSLIELYDREEPPDSQSIRRTQIVAVKYAKAQAVSDIIKEVYRDLLSPNDKALAATGNPQQQQQQRPFYSFYDMGNRQDTTNGVPRFKGLLSVGVDPTSNSLVVSAPQFLLTDVIGMIHKLDDSTKPVEPVVRVISVGGALDDPLIKDALKNVADPEAAKRNAANANQNGNDQDRRNRWNNGRNGPGGNNNNGFGGNGNNNNGQNNNR, from the coding sequence ATGAATCGGGGAGTAACCGTGACGCAGCCGTCACCCAATCGCAATCTGCGCAAAGCGGCCGCCGCGCTACCGGTGCGCCGGCAGTGCAGGGCGGTTCTGTTCTCTTTTCTGGCGGCGATAACTTGCGAGTTGACCCTGGGCTGCGCTCTGGCGCTTGGACTTCTCAGTTTCAATTTCTTGGCTGCGCCGATTTCGCAGGTACGGGCCGATGAACCGGGGTCCGATGCTTCTAAAAACGCCGACGCGAAACCTGCCGATGCAGCCACGCCTGCCAAAGACGATGCTGCCGCCAAAGATCGAGAGAGCAAAGACGGCGAAAAGAAAGACCACGCCGACGGCGCCGCCAAGCCGGACGAAGGCAAAAGCGCGGACGACAAATCGGCCGATGCGGACAAAGACAAATCGAAAGATAAATCGGCCGCCGAATCGCCGCAGCCGGTCAAACGCCCGGAAAAGCCCGCCAAGGATCCCGACCCCACGGAACTGAAAGTGCAACCCGATGCCGAGGGAATGGTTTCGTTCAGCTTTCGCGGGCAGCCGTGGCAAGCGGTGCTGGAATGGCTGGCCGACATTTCGCACATGAGCCTCGATTGGGAGGAGGTGCCCGGCGGCTACCTCGATCTGGCGACGCGCCGCAAATACACCGTGGCCGAGGCCCGCGATTTAATCAATTCCATTTTGCTCACTAAGGGCTTCACGCTGCTGCGCAACGGCGAAGTGTTGATTGTCTCGGACTTAAAGCATTTGGACGTCAGCCTGGTCCCGGTGGTGCTCCCGTCGGAGTTGGACGGCCGCGGCACGTTCGAATTGGTGCGAATCTTTTTCAATTTAGATCGATTGCAAGCGGAGCCGATGGTGGAAGAATTGAAGCCGCTGCTCAGCCCCGTCGGCAAAGAGCACATTAGCGCCCTGAAAACCACCAATCGCTTGGATATTCTCGACACCGCCGGCACGTTGCGCCGGGTTCGCGAAGTGGTCGGCGCCGAGCAAGGCGAAAGCGGCAAAGAGCATCAACTGCGCGAATTCCAGCTGCACAACGCCCGGGCCGACGACGTGCTGGCCACGCTCAAGCAATTGCTGGGAATTCCGCCGGAAAAAACACCCGGCGGCGGCGGCAACAATAACGACCAGATGCAGCAAATGCAGCAGATGATGCAGCAAATGCAGCAGCAAGCCCAGCAGCAAAACGGCGGCGATAAAAAGCCGCGGCAGCAGCAACAGGAAGAAAAAATTTATCTGACCATTAACCGCCGCGAAAACAGCATTATGGCGCTGGCCACGCCGGACAAGCTGGCCGTGATCGAGCAGGCAGTGCAGTTGCTCGACGTGCCCACCGCCGGCGTTTCGCCGCTGGCCGCCGTGCAGCGCGTGCAAATGTATCGCCTGGTGGCGGCCGATCCCGCGCCCATCGTCAGCGTGCTGAAAGACCTGGGCAATCTCGATCCGTCCACGCGGTTGGAAGTCGACAACGTAAACCACGCCATCATCGTCAGCGGTCCGCTGGTCGATCACGTTACCGTGCGCGCGCTCATCGAAAAACTGGATGGCAGCGCGCGGCGGTTTGAAGTGGTCCAGCTTCGCAAGCTGGATGCCGATTACGTGGCCGGCTCCATCGAGTTTTTGATGCGCGGCCCCAACAAAGACGCCACCCGGCCGCGCTATGTCTTCGGCGATTACCGAGCGCCGGAGCAATCCAAAGACGGCGGCTTTCAGGTCGAGGCCGATACCAAGCACAACCGCCTTCTGCTGCGAGTCAACGACATCGAACTGGAGGAAATTCGCGCCCTGCTCATCAAACTGGGCGAAGACCCCTTCGGCAACACGCAGGGCGACAACATGCGGGTCATCCACAGTGAACCCGGCCGCGATACCAGCCGGTTGTTAGATCAGCTCCAGCGCGTATGGCCTTCGCTCAGCCCGACGCCGCTACAGTTAAATGTTGATGACCCGAAAGATTCCGACAGCTCCCGCAACCGCGACGGCAGTAAAGGCAGTTCGACCGACGACACGCCCGACAAAAACGGCGCATCGAGCGACAAGAGCCACACCTCAGAACGCGCGCACGGCCAGTCGGATTCGGAAAACTCAGATTCAGAACATAAAAGTGAAAAGCAGGAAAAAAAACAGCCCGCACATGCGTCCCCCTCGGCCACGGCCATCATTCCTTTAAGGCTGCCATCCGGCGGTCCGGCATTCAGCGTTTCGATTGACAACTCACCGGAAGAACAGCTGCTACGTTTACCACAGCCGGCTACCGCAGCGGAGAAATTGGAGACGGCGGTGGAGAAAACCGCCCAACCGGCGACCATCAATACCGTGGCGGCCAACGATGTCGATGGGGCTGATTCCAACGCGGATCGCTCACCGCTGCGAATGCCGCCGGACGATCGTCGCACGGCGGACAACACGCCTGCGGGAAACGCTGCCTCCGGATCGCCCTTCGCATCGTCTTCGGCGTCGCCCGCAATTTCCATCACCCGTGGCCCGCAGGGTTTGATTGTCACCTCGCGCGATCCGGCCGCGCTCGATCAGTTCATGAAACTCGTGGACGAACTCTCCCCCGCCGATTCACGCTACCATGTTTTCATGCTCAAGCACACCTACGCCAAGGACGTGGCCAGCCTGCTGGAAACCGTGTTCTCCGAAGAGGCACAAAAACAACGCGATAACTTCTCGGTCTATTATTTCTTCGACGAACAGCCGCAGGAGAAGAAGGAAGATCGCAACCGCCTGTCGAAGCGCGAGCCGCTCCGCTTCACCCCCGATCCGGTGACGAATTCGATTTTGGTGCAAGGGGCCGACGACGACCAATTGGCGGAAATTAAATCGCTGATTGAATTGTACGACCGCGAGGAGCCGCCCGATTCGCAATCGATCCGCCGCACCCAAATCGTGGCCGTTAAATACGCCAAAGCGCAAGCGGTCAGCGACATTATCAAAGAAGTCTACCGCGATTTGCTCAGCCCCAACGATAAAGCCCTGGCCGCCACGGGGAATCCGCAGCAGCAACAGCAGCAGCGGCCCTTTTACAGCTTTTACGACATGGGCAACCGGCAAGACACCACGAACGGCGTTCCGCGGTTCAAGGGATTGCTGTCGGTGGGAGTGGACCCCACGTCAAATTCCCTGGTCGTATCCGCCCCGCAATTCCTACTGACCGACGTGATCGGCATGATTCACAAGCTCGACGATTCCACCAAGCCCGTCGAGCCGGTCGTGCGCGTGATTAGCGTCGGCGGCGCGCTGGACGATCCGCTGATTAAAGACGCGCTGAAAAACGTGGCCGATCCGGAAGCCGCCAAGCGAAACGCCGCCAACGCCAATCAGAATGGCAACGATCAAGATCGCCGTAACCGTTGGAATAACGGTCGCAATGGCCCCGGCGGAAACAACAATAACGGCTTCGGCGGCAACGGCAACAATAATAACGGACAGAACAACAACCGTTGA
- a CDS encoding glycoside hydrolase family 2 TIM barrel-domain containing protein: MQVHLAGIFSAIVLAASTAMAEAQRQTLPFNQQWKFQLGDPADASQPGFDDSTWRTLNVPHDYSIEGPPGKDPSKMEGPFDPDSPGSSHYDNRQQKAVQDGGGGYLDAGVAWYRKTFTPPASAKGKRVAMVFDGVYMNSDVYLNGKLLGNHPYGYTPFQYDITDDLKFDAPNTLAVRCNVEQPCSRWYSGAGIFRPVHLVITDPVHIAPWGTYVVSEKAGADSNDFTVTVKTTVRNDSDAEQKCKFSTKIFDLGVRGADQESRDFNNAPLGTAVAEATSDEQAIPAHSEATLSAKCTVSSPHLWSVDSPHLYRALTTVSEGGQPTDAVTDRIGFRTIEFTADNGFLLNGKRLQIQGTCNHHDLGALGSAFNTRAMERQLQILKDMGDNALRTSHNPPAKECLDLADELGFVVMDEAFDEWKRSKTKMGYGRFFDDWSEPDITAMIHRDRNHPSVVLWSIGNEIPEQGAKNGGEMAKRLSDIAHREDPTRPTVSACNNPNSAVRTGFADALDVMGINYNINNYDVDHKDDRKLIASETASALSTRGEYGLYLNDDGQVKIKIRPDTQCTSYDLDRPPWGHTAETSLLALKKHPWVAGEFVWTGFDYIGEPTPFPWPARSSYFGIVDLAGFPKDRFYIYQASWSDKPMVHLLPHWNWEQFAGKEIPVWAFTNGDSVELFLNGKSLGTKEAKDLVQTHYEWKVPFEPGTLKAVAKKDGKEWATDEVTTAGKPAKLELKADRSKIYADGDDLSFVTARVIDKDGHVCPDADNEIKFKLDGPAAIAGLENGDPTNHEQFQGVDSRKAFHGLALAIVRAQETGGTAKLTATAEGLEPATVNITLKPEAGK; the protein is encoded by the coding sequence ATGCAAGTTCATCTCGCCGGGATATTTAGCGCCATTGTTTTAGCCGCCAGCACCGCCATGGCCGAGGCCCAACGCCAAACGCTGCCATTTAATCAGCAGTGGAAGTTTCAACTGGGCGATCCCGCCGATGCCAGCCAGCCCGGCTTCGACGATTCTACCTGGCGCACCTTGAACGTGCCGCATGATTACAGCATCGAAGGTCCGCCGGGAAAAGATCCCAGCAAAATGGAAGGGCCGTTCGATCCTGACTCCCCCGGCAGTTCGCACTACGACAATCGTCAGCAGAAGGCTGTTCAAGACGGCGGCGGCGGTTATTTGGATGCCGGCGTCGCCTGGTATCGAAAAACCTTTACACCGCCGGCCTCAGCCAAGGGAAAGCGTGTGGCGATGGTGTTCGACGGCGTGTACATGAATTCCGATGTCTATCTCAACGGTAAGCTGCTGGGCAATCATCCCTACGGTTACACGCCGTTTCAGTACGACATTACCGACGATCTCAAATTCGACGCGCCCAACACCCTGGCCGTGCGCTGCAATGTGGAACAGCCCTGCTCGCGGTGGTACTCCGGCGCCGGCATTTTCCGGCCCGTGCATTTGGTGATTACCGATCCGGTGCATATTGCTCCGTGGGGTACTTATGTAGTTTCGGAGAAAGCCGGGGCCGATTCCAACGATTTCACGGTCACCGTAAAAACGACGGTCCGCAACGATTCTGATGCCGAACAGAAGTGCAAATTCTCCACGAAAATTTTCGACTTGGGCGTCCGCGGCGCCGACCAGGAAAGCCGCGACTTCAACAATGCTCCTCTTGGAACCGCCGTGGCGGAAGCGACCTCCGACGAACAGGCTATTCCCGCCCACAGCGAAGCCACCCTGTCGGCCAAGTGCACCGTCTCCAGTCCGCACTTATGGTCCGTCGATTCCCCGCATTTGTACCGCGCCCTCACCACCGTTTCGGAAGGGGGACAGCCGACCGATGCCGTCACCGACCGCATCGGCTTCCGCACCATCGAGTTCACCGCCGACAACGGCTTTTTGCTCAACGGCAAGCGGCTGCAAATTCAGGGCACTTGCAACCACCACGATTTAGGCGCGCTGGGCTCGGCCTTCAACACTCGGGCCATGGAGCGGCAACTGCAAATTCTGAAAGACATGGGCGATAACGCGCTGCGCACCTCCCACAATCCGCCGGCCAAAGAATGTCTTGACCTGGCCGACGAATTGGGCTTTGTCGTCATGGATGAAGCCTTCGACGAATGGAAACGTTCCAAAACCAAGATGGGCTATGGTCGCTTTTTCGACGATTGGTCGGAGCCTGACATCACCGCCATGATCCACCGTGATCGGAACCATCCCAGCGTGGTGCTCTGGTCCATCGGGAACGAAATTCCCGAACAAGGCGCCAAAAATGGCGGCGAAATGGCCAAGCGGCTCTCCGACATCGCCCACCGCGAAGATCCCACCCGCCCAACCGTGTCCGCCTGCAACAACCCCAATAGCGCTGTCCGTACCGGCTTTGCCGACGCCCTGGACGTGATGGGCATTAACTACAACATCAACAACTACGATGTCGACCACAAAGATGACCGCAAGCTGATCGCTTCGGAAACCGCCTCGGCGCTTTCCACGCGCGGCGAATACGGCTTATATTTGAATGACGACGGGCAGGTGAAAATTAAAATTCGGCCAGACACGCAATGCACGTCTTACGATTTAGATCGTCCGCCGTGGGGCCACACGGCCGAAACTAGCTTGCTGGCGTTGAAAAAGCATCCCTGGGTGGCCGGCGAGTTTGTCTGGACCGGCTTCGATTACATCGGCGAGCCCACGCCGTTTCCGTGGCCGGCCCGGTCGTCGTATTTCGGCATTGTCGATTTGGCCGGCTTCCCGAAAGACCGCTTCTACATTTATCAGGCGTCGTGGTCCGACAAGCCCATGGTGCATTTGCTGCCGCATTGGAATTGGGAGCAATTTGCCGGCAAGGAAATTCCGGTGTGGGCCTTCACTAACGGCGATTCGGTGGAACTATTCCTGAACGGCAAATCGCTGGGCACGAAGGAAGCAAAAGACCTGGTGCAAACCCATTACGAGTGGAAAGTCCCCTTCGAGCCGGGCACGCTCAAAGCCGTGGCGAAAAAAGACGGCAAAGAGTGGGCCACCGACGAAGTGACCACCGCCGGGAAGCCAGCCAAGTTGGAGCTGAAGGCCGATCGCTCTAAGATTTACGCTGATGGCGACGACTTGAGTTTTGTGACCGCCCGCGTGATCGATAAAGATGGCCACGTTTGTCCGGATGCGGATAACGAAATCAAGTTCAAGCTCGACGGGCCGGCGGCAATTGCCGGGCTGGAAAACGGCGACCCCACGAATCACGAGCAATTCCAAGGCGTCGATTCCCGCAAAGCGTTCCACGGCCTGGCGCTGGCGATTGTTCGCGCCCAAGAAACCGGCGGCACGGCCAAGCTGACGGCCACGGCCGAAGGGTTGGAGCCGGCGACGGTGAACATCACGCTGAAACCGGAAGCGGGGAAATAG
- a CDS encoding dockerin type I domain-containing protein, whose amino-acid sequence MIGYDLITQPFKLGDFNRDSSVDAADIKAMELALADLPDFEMAKSLSIAQRFSIGDLNHDGKVSIADLQSWLQFLKTGGGSDAAMSKPPSATIALCLAAVCPVFQRWPRAALRALRFAVGTWA is encoded by the coding sequence GTGATCGGCTACGATTTAATCACTCAGCCGTTCAAGCTGGGCGATTTCAATCGTGACAGCAGTGTTGACGCAGCGGACATCAAAGCCATGGAATTGGCTCTGGCCGATCTGCCCGATTTTGAAATGGCCAAAAGCCTCAGCATTGCGCAGCGGTTCTCCATCGGCGACCTGAATCACGACGGCAAAGTGAGCATCGCCGATTTGCAATCATGGCTCCAGTTTCTTAAAACGGGTGGTGGCTCGGACGCGGCGATGTCTAAGCCTCCGTCGGCAACCATCGCCTTGTGCCTGGCGGCGGTCTGTCCAGTGTTCCAACGTTGGCCAAGGGCCGCGCTTCGTGCGCTACGATTCGCCGTCGGCACTTGGGCCTGA